One Candidatus Roizmanbacteria bacterium CG_4_9_14_0_2_um_filter_38_17 DNA window includes the following coding sequences:
- the rpoD gene encoding RNA polymerase sigma factor RpoD has translation MTSSTIRHRQIRKLIQSGKRSGFVTQDQILEIYTHPEKDIDEVDSLYTKLIDAGIDIFETLSSEGVVPVKRTATPLERELANLTKKSGKESGDPVRMYLKEIGRIPLLDFDQEVDLAKRIENGDQVAKQKLTNSNLRLVVSIAKKYIGRGLSFLDLIQEGNQGLIRAVEKYDWRKGYKFSTYATWWIRQAITRAIADQARTIRIPVHMIETINRFVKISRQLMQDLGREPTPEEVAKEMDIDIDKARQIIKVSQEPTSLEMRVGDDEDSQLGDFIEDENSPSPYEEASRKLLKEHMDEVLGSLSDREKKVLILRFGLQDGRQRTLEEVGREFSVTRERIRQIEAKALRKLRHPTRAKKLRDYLE, from the coding sequence ATGACTTCAAGTACTATACGCCACAGACAAATTAGAAAACTCATTCAGTCTGGCAAGCGGTCGGGGTTTGTAACGCAGGATCAGATATTGGAGATTTACACACATCCAGAGAAAGATATTGATGAGGTAGATTCTTTATATACTAAGCTTATTGATGCTGGTATTGATATTTTCGAGACTCTATCTTCAGAAGGAGTTGTGCCTGTTAAGCGCACGGCAACCCCACTTGAGCGGGAACTAGCAAATCTTACAAAAAAATCTGGTAAAGAGTCGGGTGATCCTGTACGAATGTATTTAAAGGAAATCGGTAGAATTCCTTTATTAGATTTTGATCAAGAAGTTGACCTGGCAAAACGAATTGAAAATGGCGATCAAGTTGCAAAACAGAAGCTAACCAACTCTAATCTTCGACTAGTCGTGTCAATTGCCAAAAAATACATTGGGAGAGGGTTGTCTTTCTTAGATCTGATTCAAGAAGGTAATCAAGGCTTAATAAGGGCGGTCGAAAAATATGACTGGCGCAAGGGATATAAGTTTTCAACTTACGCTACTTGGTGGATACGTCAAGCAATCACACGTGCAATCGCAGACCAAGCTCGAACTATACGTATTCCAGTTCATATGATTGAAACTATTAATCGTTTTGTAAAGATAAGTAGGCAGCTAATGCAAGACTTAGGCAGAGAGCCAACTCCAGAAGAAGTTGCCAAGGAGATGGATATAGACATAGATAAGGCGAGGCAAATTATTAAGGTGTCACAAGAGCCAACGTCTTTAGAAATGCGCGTAGGAGATGATGAAGATTCACAACTGGGTGATTTTATTGAAGACGAGAACTCACCTTCTCCATATGAGGAAGCGTCAAGAAAGCTGCTAAAGGAACATATGGATGAAGTACTGGGGTCTTTGTCTGATAGAGAGAAAAAAGTATTAATATTGCGTTTTGGTTTACAAGATGGTCGTCAGCGAACTTTAGAAGAAGTGGGGCGTGAATTTAGTGTAACTAGAGAGCGTATTCGTCAAATTGAGGCAAAAGCTCTTCGTAAGCTGCGTCATCCAACGCGTGCTAAGAAGCTTCGAGACTACTTAGAGTAA
- a CDS encoding ATP-dependent RecD-like DNA helicase, whose product MDNLRAEVKRVTFRDETSGYSVIKVIPEQQILRSGNSSTLAIVGILPGLEQGDHIKLNGKWGSHKKFGKQFEVNSYQILLPTSTNGLELYLASHIKGIGPATAKKIVDKFGQSTPQIIETQPDRLTTITGITKVKAEEIVLAWKKDVAVREQLIQFAGLRISPKLSLKIINYYGDNAYKTIKANPYKLAKDIWGVGFSKADVIALEIGFKSDSFHRLAASLQYALLKSLDQGHLYLPHDELIEHAVELTNITGVKIEKALRSLVKDNILVDDDKAIYLKLYFHTEERVAKLVKEHLKQGTSDKHLPKSLSKIISSIEIQQKYKLNKDQQNALTTTLTNPISILTGGPGTGKSTTLNALRLILEKQNKKIIMAAPTGRAAKRITEITGFPAETIHRALKIDKNGKAFYNYDNPLPADFLILDEASMIDIMIAYRVIASLGKNTHILLVGDSSQLPSIQAGNVLADLISSRAIPVIHLTEIFRQAQTSAIIRNAHKINSGSFPEFPHDPTDFYFFRCEEAEPAANLITNLVSQRIPEKFSVDAMQDIQVLAPMHKTACGVSVLNEKLQLALNPHSSQTEEIKYGQQTYRVGDRVMQTANNYDKEVFNGEIGLIISIMNVDGEKTMSIKYEDHIVPYTIDQLHQIVLAYAISIHKSQGSEYPVVVIPILTAHYIMLARNLIYTAITRAKRLVILVGSKKALGIAIGNDKPTQRYTKLAQRLQKT is encoded by the coding sequence ATGGATAATTTAAGAGCTGAAGTTAAACGTGTTACGTTTAGAGATGAGACAAGTGGATACAGCGTCATTAAAGTAATCCCCGAACAACAGATCCTTCGATCTGGCAACAGTAGTACGTTAGCCATCGTTGGAATACTCCCTGGATTAGAACAGGGAGATCACATAAAACTAAATGGAAAATGGGGGAGTCATAAAAAATTTGGCAAGCAATTTGAAGTAAACAGCTATCAAATACTTCTTCCCACTTCTACCAATGGCTTAGAGTTATATTTAGCATCTCACATCAAGGGAATTGGGCCAGCTACAGCCAAAAAAATAGTAGATAAATTTGGTCAATCTACCCCTCAAATAATTGAAACTCAACCAGACCGGCTCACAACAATTACGGGAATTACCAAGGTCAAAGCAGAAGAAATAGTCTTAGCATGGAAAAAGGATGTGGCTGTTCGCGAGCAACTTATACAATTTGCTGGTCTTAGAATTAGTCCAAAACTCTCTTTAAAAATTATTAATTATTATGGTGATAACGCCTACAAAACAATTAAAGCAAATCCATATAAACTTGCTAAAGATATCTGGGGAGTAGGTTTTAGTAAAGCCGATGTAATAGCTCTTGAAATAGGCTTTAAAAGCGATAGTTTCCATAGATTAGCAGCTAGCTTACAATACGCTCTGCTTAAATCTCTAGACCAAGGCCACCTATATCTTCCACATGACGAACTCATTGAACACGCTGTTGAACTAACAAATATTACTGGAGTTAAAATTGAGAAAGCCTTGCGCAGTCTTGTAAAAGATAATATTTTAGTTGACGATGATAAAGCTATCTATCTCAAGCTTTATTTTCATACCGAAGAACGGGTAGCAAAACTAGTTAAAGAACATCTAAAACAAGGGACCAGTGATAAACATTTACCAAAAAGTTTAAGCAAAATTATCTCTTCTATTGAAATCCAGCAAAAATATAAACTGAATAAAGACCAGCAAAATGCACTAACTACAACCCTAACTAACCCAATTTCTATACTCACTGGAGGTCCGGGAACTGGTAAATCAACAACATTAAATGCTTTGCGTCTAATACTAGAAAAACAGAATAAGAAAATAATCATGGCAGCACCCACGGGTCGAGCAGCTAAACGTATCACTGAAATTACAGGTTTTCCAGCTGAAACTATCCATAGAGCATTAAAGATAGATAAAAATGGCAAAGCTTTTTACAATTATGACAACCCCTTACCAGCAGACTTTTTAATCCTGGATGAAGCCTCGATGATAGACATCATGATAGCTTATAGAGTGATTGCCTCGTTGGGAAAAAACACCCACATACTCCTTGTGGGAGACAGCTCACAGCTACCTTCTATCCAAGCTGGAAACGTTCTTGCGGACCTAATATCATCGCGCGCCATCCCCGTCATACACTTAACAGAAATCTTCAGACAAGCTCAAACTAGTGCAATTATACGAAATGCGCACAAAATCAACTCCGGCTCATTCCCAGAGTTTCCTCATGATCCCACTGATTTTTATTTCTTTAGGTGTGAAGAGGCCGAGCCAGCCGCTAACTTAATCACCAATTTAGTCTCCCAGCGAATACCAGAAAAGTTCAGCGTTGACGCCATGCAAGATATTCAGGTGCTTGCTCCCATGCATAAAACAGCTTGTGGAGTTAGCGTTCTAAATGAAAAACTCCAGCTAGCTCTAAACCCCCACTCATCACAAACTGAAGAAATAAAATATGGACAACAAACTTATCGTGTAGGTGACCGCGTAATGCAAACTGCCAATAACTATGACAAAGAAGTTTTTAATGGAGAGATTGGCTTAATCATTTCTATTATGAATGTTGATGGAGAGAAAACCATGTCTATTAAATACGAAGACCATATTGTTCCATATACGATCGATCAACTCCACCAGATCGTACTTGCTTATGCAATTAGTATTCATAAAAGTCAAGGTAGTGAATATCCTGTAGTTGTAATTCCTATACTTACAGCCCACTATATTATGCTAGCCAGAAACCTTATCTACACTGCCATCACCCGAGCAAAACGCCTTGTAATCTTAGTGGGGTCTAAAAAAGCACTTGGCATCGCCATAGGCAATGACAAACCCACTCAGCGCTACACCAAACTCGCCCAAAGACTCCAAAAAACATAG
- a CDS encoding transcriptional regulator has product MAYRLTSKTLIKLGKNVRRIRKDQKKQQEDVAFVANIEPSYYAKIERGEANPSLEKIYCIIRALDINSSDILPF; this is encoded by the coding sequence ATGGCATATAGACTTACTTCTAAAACCTTAATCAAGTTGGGTAAGAATGTCCGTAGGATACGCAAAGATCAGAAAAAACAGCAAGAGGATGTTGCTTTTGTCGCAAATATTGAGCCAAGTTATTATGCCAAGATAGAGAGGGGAGAGGCTAACCCAAGTTTGGAGAAAATTTACTGTATTATACGTGCTCTAGACATTAACTCCTCTGATATTTTGCCATTCTAG
- a CDS encoding tRNA-guanine transglycosylase — translation MKVKFPIFLPDATRGIVRSLDSQDLRSVGIEGLVVNTFHLLIQPGAKSLAKLGGVKKLMNWENLTVSDSGGFQLFSLVLKNPDMGKVTEDGVQFKYEVRGKYEKFMITPEKSIQMQFAIGSDIKICLDYFSPPDGSRDATEESVEKTISWAKRSKVEFEKQLRTYLGKKTPKLFCVVQGGKYPDLRERCAKELLEIGFDGFGLGGWPSREEVELTSRLLPKESEKFALGVGDLQSIVHACSVGFNYFDCVLPTRDGRHKRLYVLTKDLAKVKDLANDTYHEYLYFSKAKLAHDINPIDITCDCLACTKYSRAYLYHLFKIGDSLAWRLASLHNLRTYTRLIDELRRR, via the coding sequence ATGAAAGTTAAATTCCCAATTTTTTTGCCAGATGCTACTCGGGGGATTGTACGTAGTTTGGATTCGCAAGATTTAAGGAGTGTGGGAATTGAAGGGTTAGTAGTAAACACTTTTCATTTACTTATTCAACCTGGAGCAAAGAGTTTAGCCAAGTTAGGTGGGGTAAAAAAACTAATGAATTGGGAAAATCTAACCGTCTCTGACTCTGGTGGTTTTCAGTTATTTTCATTAGTCTTAAAGAATCCAGACATGGGGAAAGTTACAGAAGATGGGGTACAGTTTAAATATGAAGTAAGAGGTAAATATGAGAAATTTATGATTACTCCAGAAAAAAGCATACAGATGCAGTTTGCGATTGGATCAGATATTAAAATATGCTTAGACTACTTTTCACCACCAGATGGCTCGAGAGATGCTACAGAGGAGAGCGTGGAAAAGACTATATCCTGGGCTAAGAGGTCCAAAGTTGAGTTTGAAAAACAGCTAAGAACATACCTTGGTAAAAAAACTCCAAAGTTGTTTTGTGTAGTGCAAGGGGGTAAATATCCAGATCTTAGAGAAAGATGCGCTAAGGAGTTATTAGAAATTGGCTTTGATGGGTTTGGGTTGGGGGGTTGGCCAAGTAGGGAAGAAGTTGAATTAACTTCAAGATTATTACCAAAAGAATCTGAGAAATTTGCTCTAGGAGTAGGAGACCTACAGTCTATTGTACATGCTTGTAGTGTTGGATTTAATTATTTTGACTGTGTGTTGCCAACTCGTGATGGTCGGCATAAGCGACTATATGTATTAACTAAAGACTTAGCGAAAGTTAAAGATTTAGCAAATGATACTTATCATGAGTATTTATATTTTTCTAAAGCTAAATTAGCACATGACATAAATCCTATAGATATAACCTGTGATTGCTTAGCTTGCACGAAGTATTCTCGAGCTTATCTATATCACTTATTTAAAATTGGGGATTCTCTAGCGTGGCGCTTGGCTTCCTTACATAATCTTAGGACATACACAAGGCTCATAGATGAGCTAAGACGTAGATAA
- a CDS encoding disulfide bond formation protein DsbA, whose translation MVYNRVSLGVNIINKNNTIALALAGLLAVSAFVIGSLYTRVQYLENGTSTVAKAAEAGNVAGDVSQPDATIVDNLPELTDEDHVKGDRNARILLVEYSDLECPFCQQFHQTAQQVVDDYDGQVAWAYRHFPLEFHQNAQKEAEASECAAELGGNDAFWKYIDKIFERTTTNGTGFALDKLVPLAQEIGIDGNDFRECLDSDRHKQNVLDQMAGGKGAGITGTPGNILLDTKTGETRLIPGAVPYEQIKPVIDELLQG comes from the coding sequence ATGGTATATAATAGAGTGAGTCTGGGGGTGAATATTATCAATAAAAACAATACAATTGCTTTAGCGTTAGCTGGATTACTTGCAGTATCTGCGTTTGTAATAGGTTCGTTATATACACGTGTGCAGTATCTGGAGAATGGAACCTCAACTGTAGCTAAAGCTGCAGAAGCAGGAAATGTTGCTGGAGATGTATCTCAGCCAGATGCCACAATCGTGGATAACTTACCAGAGCTTACAGATGAGGACCATGTTAAGGGGGATCGAAATGCGAGAATCTTATTAGTTGAGTACTCTGATCTGGAGTGTCCATTTTGTCAGCAATTTCATCAAACCGCACAGCAGGTGGTAGATGATTATGATGGTCAAGTGGCTTGGGCGTACCGCCATTTTCCATTAGAATTTCATCAAAATGCGCAGAAAGAAGCAGAGGCTTCAGAATGTGCAGCTGAACTTGGAGGTAACGATGCTTTTTGGAAGTATATAGACAAGATTTTTGAGCGTACAACTACAAACGGGACAGGTTTTGCACTTGATAAACTTGTTCCACTTGCTCAAGAAATTGGTATAGATGGAAATGATTTTCGTGAGTGTTTAGACAGTGATCGTCATAAACAGAACGTATTAGATCAAATGGCAGGCGGGAAAGGAGCAGGAATAACTGGTACACCAGGAAACATATTACTGGATACCAAAACTGGAGAAACCAGGCTTATTCCTGGCGCAGTTCCTTACGAGCAGATTAAACCCGTAATTGATGAGCTACTTCAAGGTTAG
- the maf gene encoding septum formation protein Maf yields MKHMIKQLVLASSSPRRFDLLNKLGIPFIVDIANINESNYLENNPHKLVEKLSFAKAKKVAANYENAVIIGADTVVYLGRNILGKPKDKNDARGMLEQLSGKKHSVITGYTLLDTASNYQHTESIDSTIYFKKLTTKIITNYINTGEPMDKAGAYTIQGRGASLIEQYEGNLEAIIGLPVTQIGQLLKTIL; encoded by the coding sequence ATGAAGCATATGATAAAACAGCTAGTTCTAGCATCTTCATCACCTCGCAGATTTGACCTGCTTAATAAGCTAGGTATTCCTTTCATTGTTGATATAGCTAATATAAATGAGTCTAACTATTTAGAAAATAACCCCCATAAGCTGGTTGAGAAACTATCCTTTGCAAAAGCAAAAAAAGTCGCAGCTAACTATGAGAATGCAGTTATTATTGGTGCAGATACTGTTGTCTATCTAGGTAGAAACATACTAGGTAAACCTAAAGACAAGAATGACGCAAGAGGCATGCTCGAACAACTTAGCGGAAAAAAACACTCTGTCATTACTGGGTATACTCTGCTGGATACAGCGTCAAACTATCAACACACAGAATCCATAGACTCTACTATATATTTTAAGAAACTAACAACCAAAATTATCACTAACTATATTAATACTGGGGAGCCCATGGACAAAGCTGGAGCATATACAATTCAAGGCAGAGGTGCTAGTTTAATTGAGCAATACGAAGGAAATCTAGAAGCTATAATCGGATTACCAGTAACCCAAATTGGTCAACTGCTTAAAACCATTTTATAA
- a CDS encoding DNA primase, which translates to MDQVEQVKEKIDIVEYINARVPLKKSGRNFKAPCPFHSEKTPSFYVNPDRQIWYCFGACNEGGDVLSFVQKYEGLEFIEALRVLAEEAGVKLDQTGLGNEKTRIKDQIYAVNHMASEYYHYLLTEHKIGSEALIYLKKRGVKEKTIKSFKLGYAPDSWEGLLRYLRKKGYEDKLLETAGLIIHSDREIGFYDRFRGRIVFPLQDVRGNILGFSGREISGDGGAKYINTPETPVYHKRQNLFNIYLTKQAIAREDAAIMVEGEFDVISSFQAGVANIVAVKGSGLSQEQLKLLKRFTSKIIFAMDSDKAGIDAVRRGILLADELGFDVRVIALKGGKDPDELIRNDVVSWKKLAEKPQVYFDFILDTIVERHGTDSARAKQTIVAELAPFFARSDNVILQDHYVRKLSELLSLSQSVIQKEFARTDKFNASRNKRATDNVVLKREPRWQLLEELILSLVFQLNDQVKAIENIEQVLDLSSMPESAVTKILIKLKHRIQNGKVDIPKFISALNNELIIVADRAYVRDVATDKKISELKQAVTELKMIVLKQRREKLIFLVKGQEVSDKKLAELNKQISSITQEIQAVISGRTR; encoded by the coding sequence GTGGATCAAGTTGAACAAGTAAAAGAAAAGATAGACATAGTTGAGTATATTAATGCGCGAGTGCCATTAAAAAAGTCTGGACGAAATTTCAAGGCTCCGTGTCCATTCCATTCCGAAAAGACACCTTCTTTTTATGTTAATCCAGATCGACAGATTTGGTACTGTTTTGGTGCGTGTAACGAAGGAGGAGATGTACTTTCATTTGTACAAAAATATGAAGGATTAGAATTTATTGAGGCGCTTCGCGTATTGGCCGAAGAAGCTGGTGTGAAACTAGACCAAACAGGACTTGGTAATGAAAAGACTCGCATTAAAGATCAAATTTATGCAGTAAATCACATGGCGAGTGAATATTATCATTATTTGTTGACTGAGCATAAGATTGGGAGCGAGGCACTTATCTATCTTAAAAAACGTGGGGTTAAGGAAAAGACAATTAAATCATTTAAATTGGGATACGCGCCTGACTCGTGGGAAGGACTACTGCGATATTTGCGCAAAAAAGGGTATGAAGACAAACTGCTAGAAACAGCGGGTCTAATTATTCACTCAGACAGAGAGATCGGATTTTATGATCGCTTTCGGGGAAGAATTGTGTTTCCTTTACAAGATGTGCGGGGTAATATTTTGGGTTTTTCAGGTAGAGAAATAAGCGGGGATGGCGGAGCAAAATATATTAATACTCCAGAAACACCTGTATATCATAAGCGGCAAAATCTATTTAATATTTACTTAACCAAGCAGGCAATTGCCAGAGAGGACGCAGCTATCATGGTGGAAGGAGAGTTTGATGTTATTTCTTCATTTCAAGCGGGCGTGGCAAATATAGTAGCGGTTAAAGGGTCGGGGTTATCCCAGGAGCAATTAAAACTGCTTAAGCGTTTTACATCTAAAATTATTTTTGCAATGGATAGTGATAAAGCAGGAATTGATGCGGTACGCAGGGGAATTCTACTTGCAGATGAACTTGGTTTTGATGTTAGGGTAATTGCTCTTAAAGGAGGAAAAGATCCAGATGAGTTGATACGAAATGACGTTGTTTCCTGGAAGAAACTAGCTGAGAAACCCCAAGTGTATTTTGACTTCATATTAGATACCATAGTAGAACGACACGGAACAGATAGTGCTAGAGCAAAACAGACGATAGTAGCAGAGTTAGCGCCTTTTTTTGCGAGATCTGACAATGTAATATTGCAAGATCATTACGTACGTAAGTTGTCTGAGCTGCTGTCTTTGTCTCAAAGTGTGATTCAAAAAGAGTTTGCAAGAACCGATAAATTTAATGCTAGTCGTAATAAGCGCGCCACTGATAATGTAGTGCTAAAGAGAGAACCAAGATGGCAACTACTGGAGGAGCTTATTTTAAGCTTAGTGTTTCAGTTGAATGATCAGGTTAAAGCCATAGAAAATATTGAGCAGGTGCTAGATCTTTCTAGCATGCCGGAATCTGCTGTAACAAAAATTCTTATTAAGTTAAAACATCGGATCCAAAATGGCAAGGTAGATATTCCTAAGTTTATCTCTGCTTTAAATAACGAGTTGATAATAGTTGCCGATAGGGCATACGTGCGGGATGTGGCTACGGACAAGAAAATTAGTGAGCTTAAGCAAGCGGTTACTGAGCTAAAGATGATTGTATTAAAGCAAAGACGGGAGAAATTAATTTTCCTTGTAAAAGGGCAAGAGGTAAGTGATAAAAAGTTGGCAGAGTTAAACAAACAAATTTCATCAATAACTCAGGAGATTCAAGCTGTTATTTCAGGTCGAACTCGTTAA
- a CDS encoding disulfide bond formation protein B produces MHKLLLKYGLLLAFLVALASTTGSLFYSEIAKYNPCKLCWYQRILMYPLVIILGIALEKKYHKEVIRYATALSAIGAVIAGYQYYLQRFGGSNTPCAAVGYSEACSKIFMLDYEYITIPMMALTAFVLIIIFLFFAYLDQPKKV; encoded by the coding sequence TTGCACAAGCTCTTACTCAAATACGGATTATTATTAGCTTTTTTAGTGGCTTTAGCCTCCACAACAGGAAGTCTTTTTTATTCTGAAATAGCAAAATATAACCCCTGCAAGCTTTGCTGGTATCAACGGATATTAATGTATCCATTAGTAATTATCTTAGGAATTGCGTTGGAAAAAAAGTACCACAAAGAAGTAATTCGCTATGCTACTGCATTGTCCGCAATTGGAGCTGTAATTGCTGGCTACCAATATTACCTGCAGAGATTTGGTGGGTCAAATACGCCCTGCGCAGCTGTGGGTTATTCCGAGGCTTGCTCTAAGATCTTTATGCTAGATTACGAATATATCACAATCCCCATGATGGCACTAACCGCCTTTGTTCTTATAATAATCTTCTTGTTTTTTGCCTATCTTGATCAGCCCAAGAAAGTGTAA
- a CDS encoding ATPase produces the protein MENTNVTVIKATGEPEPYSETKVRSSIKRAGLPDELSNQVIAHIESILYENIPTKEIYKHIIEFLNKSTIPAASAKYSLKHAVMQLGPSGYPFEKFISFVLDKQGYSTKTNQILQGKCVQHEVDVIASKNGENFMIEAKFHNKPGARSDLKVTLYTYARYSDLIHNSANSNLFNKAWLITNTKVTSEAKDYANCIGMKIISWSYPEKENLRELIEKSNLHPITALYSLSAMQKQHLIKNDLVLCNHIVGKNIEQLMELGLNKEIANNALKEAQDVCSYSK, from the coding sequence ATGGAAAATACTAACGTCACTGTCATAAAAGCAACGGGTGAACCCGAACCATATTCAGAAACAAAAGTACGCAGTTCAATCAAAAGAGCAGGATTGCCAGATGAATTATCAAATCAAGTTATTGCCCACATCGAGAGCATCCTATATGAAAATATTCCTACAAAAGAAATATACAAACACATAATTGAGTTTCTAAATAAATCTACAATTCCTGCCGCTTCGGCTAAATACAGCTTAAAACATGCCGTCATGCAACTAGGTCCTTCCGGTTACCCTTTTGAAAAATTTATTTCTTTTGTATTAGATAAACAGGGATATAGTACTAAAACAAACCAAATCTTGCAGGGAAAATGCGTTCAACACGAAGTAGATGTAATCGCCAGTAAAAATGGCGAAAATTTTATGATCGAAGCCAAGTTTCACAACAAACCCGGTGCTCGCTCAGATTTAAAGGTGACTCTGTACACTTACGCTCGCTACAGCGACCTCATACATAATTCCGCCAATAGTAATCTATTTAACAAAGCATGGCTAATTACTAACACGAAAGTCACTTCGGAAGCAAAAGATTATGCCAACTGTATCGGAATGAAAATAATTTCCTGGAGCTATCCTGAAAAAGAAAATCTTCGTGAACTAATAGAAAAATCTAATCTGCATCCCATCACTGCCTTGTATTCATTATCTGCCATGCAAAAACAACATCTAATCAAAAATGATTTAGTTCTCTGTAATCACATAGTCGGTAAAAATATTGAGCAATTAATGGAACTTGGCTTGAATAAAGAAATCGCCAATAATGCACTAAAAGAAGCTCAAGATGTCTGTAGTTACTCTAAGTAG
- a CDS encoding NADPH-dependent FMN reductase — protein sequence MPEELYLPVIEGTTRPGRQSLNVAKFLVEIGNAIDGVKSELVDPTNFNLPGDGKDEENKDSKYSKITKEADGFFVVVPEYNHAYPGTLKRLLDSELKNYRHKPVSFAGVSAGPWGGVRGIENLIPVVRELGLVATFGDIQFPSVQNIFNSDGKIEDPELKESYAKRANKAWNELIWMTKALKWGRDNL from the coding sequence ATGCCTGAAGAATTATATTTACCAGTTATCGAAGGAACTACGAGGCCTGGGCGTCAATCACTTAATGTTGCTAAGTTTCTTGTTGAAATTGGCAATGCCATAGATGGTGTTAAATCTGAATTGGTAGATCCTACAAATTTCAATTTACCAGGGGACGGAAAAGATGAGGAAAATAAAGACTCTAAATACAGCAAGATTACCAAAGAGGCAGACGGCTTTTTTGTGGTAGTTCCTGAGTACAATCATGCTTATCCTGGAACACTAAAACGCTTGCTGGATAGTGAGTTGAAAAATTATAGACATAAACCCGTATCATTTGCAGGAGTTTCAGCTGGTCCCTGGGGTGGAGTGCGAGGAATTGAAAATCTTATACCTGTAGTTCGTGAACTAGGCTTGGTTGCTACGTTTGGAGATATTCAGTTTCCATCTGTACAGAATATATTTAATTCTGATGGAAAAATTGAAGATCCAGAACTTAAGGAGAGTTATGCAAAGCGAGCAAACAAGGCTTGGAATGAGTTAATTTGGATGACAAAAGCTCTTAAATGGGGTAGAGACAACCTATAG